The following are encoded in a window of Blattabacterium cuenoti genomic DNA:
- the rpmC gene encoding 50S ribosomal protein L29 encodes MKYSDIKILSKKDIQNHIKKEKDNYQKMKFDHTFGLIKNPMEIKIFRKNIAKLETELNQRRNDS; translated from the coding sequence ATGAAATATTCAGATATTAAAATTTTATCCAAAAAAGATATTCAAAATCATATAAAAAAGGAAAAAGATAATTATCAAAAAATGAAATTTGATCATACTTTTGGGTTGATTAAAAATCCTATGGAAATTAAAATTTTTAGAAAAAATATAGCTAAATTAGAAACTGAATTAAATCAAAGAAGAAATGATTCATGA
- the rplP gene encoding 50S ribosomal protein L16 produces MLQPKKTKYKKQQKGRIRGNSSKGISLSRGLYGIKALEGAWVTSRQLEAARVAATRYMKREGKLWINVFPDKPATRKPQEVRMGKGKGPVEFWISVVKPGRVLFEIDGVEMEIAKEALRLASQKLPIKMKFIFSKEYIKS; encoded by the coding sequence ATGTTACAACCAAAAAAAACAAAATATAAAAAACAACAAAAAGGACGTATACGTGGAAATTCTTCGAAAGGAATTTCTTTGTCAAGAGGTTTATACGGAATAAAAGCTTTAGAAGGTGCTTGGGTTACATCTAGACAATTAGAGGCTGCTCGTGTAGCGGCTACTAGGTATATGAAAAGAGAAGGAAAATTATGGATCAATGTTTTTCCTGATAAACCTGCTACAAGAAAACCACAAGAAGTTCGTATGGGGAAAGGAAAGGGGCCTGTAGAATTTTGGATTTCTGTGGTAAAACCTGGTAGGGTTTTATTTGAAATAGATGGAGTGGAAATGGAAATAGCTAAAGAGGCGTTAAGATTAGCCTCTCAAAAACTTCCTATCAAAATGAAATTTATTTTTTCTAAAGAATATATAAAATCATGA
- the rpsC gene encoding 30S ribosomal protein S3, whose protein sequence is MGQKTNPIVNRLGIIMGWQSSWCNNYKDRIKEDFKVRRYIEARLPKGIVSRIFIERTLKFITITIRTSRPALVIGKGGDEVDTVRKELRKLTKKEVQINISEVKRPELDAPLVAKSLVRQLENRISYKKAIKLSILSAMRMNAQGIKIQISGRLNGSEMARCESYKEGRISLGTFRADVDYHMAVAHTVYGSIGVKVWIMKGEIYGKKELSPLFGMQKRHRFSNHKASFFRKKKL, encoded by the coding sequence ATGGGACAAAAAACAAATCCAATTGTTAATCGTCTTGGCATTATCATGGGATGGCAATCTAGTTGGTGTAATAATTATAAAGATAGAATAAAAGAAGATTTCAAGGTAAGAAGATATATAGAGGCGCGTCTTCCTAAAGGAATAGTTTCTAGAATTTTTATAGAGAGAACTCTTAAATTTATAACCATAACTATTAGGACTTCACGTCCTGCTCTGGTTATAGGAAAGGGTGGAGATGAAGTAGATACAGTTAGAAAAGAATTGAGGAAATTAACGAAAAAAGAAGTTCAAATTAATATTTCTGAAGTAAAACGTCCTGAATTGGATGCTCCTTTAGTAGCAAAAAGTTTAGTTAGACAATTAGAAAATAGAATTTCTTATAAAAAAGCCATAAAATTATCCATATTATCTGCTATGAGAATGAATGCTCAAGGAATAAAAATACAAATATCTGGTAGGTTAAATGGATCTGAAATGGCTAGATGTGAGTCTTATAAAGAGGGAAGGATTTCTCTTGGAACTTTTCGTGCAGATGTAGATTATCATATGGCAGTTGCTCATACTGTATATGGAAGCATCGGGGTTAAGGTTTGGATTATGAAAGGTGAAATATATGGAAAAAAAGAATTATCTCCTCTATTTGGAATGCAAAAAAGACATAGATTTTCTAATCATAAGGCTTCTTTTTTTAGAAAGAAAAAATTATAA
- the rplV gene encoding 50S ribosomal protein L22, which translates to MEEKAIISASLNEVRSSPRKMRLLVNLVRNKKIQNALDILKYSKKKKVSICLRKLLLSVLSNWHRKYSNLSLDKDSSLYIKEIRVNQGRTLKRLRPVPQGRGHRIRKKSSKILVFLENR; encoded by the coding sequence ATGGAAGAGAAAGCTATCATCTCTGCTTCTTTGAACGAGGTTCGTAGTTCTCCGAGAAAAATGAGATTATTAGTCAATTTAGTTAGGAATAAAAAAATCCAAAATGCTTTGGATATATTGAAATATAGTAAGAAAAAAAAAGTCTCTATTTGTTTGAGAAAATTACTACTTTCAGTATTGTCTAATTGGCATAGAAAATATTCAAACTTATCCTTGGATAAAGATTCTTCTTTATATATAAAAGAAATTAGAGTTAATCAAGGTAGAACTCTGAAAAGATTGCGTCCGGTCCCTCAAGGAAGGGGTCATAGAATTAGAAAAAAATCAAGTAAAATTTTAGTTTTTTTAGAGAATAGATAA
- the rpsS gene encoding 30S ribosomal protein S19, producing the protein MARSLKKGPYVSQQLYNKVLNNIKSEKKSIIKTWSRPSTILPDFVGQTFAVHNGRQFIHVYITENMIGHKLGEFAPTRTFRGHAGSKNKLKVKN; encoded by the coding sequence ATGGCAAGATCATTAAAAAAAGGTCCATATGTTTCTCAACAGTTATATAATAAAGTTTTAAATAATATTAAATCTGAAAAAAAGTCTATAATTAAAACTTGGTCTAGGCCATCAACTATTTTACCTGATTTTGTTGGACAAACTTTTGCAGTTCATAATGGAAGACAATTTATTCATGTGTATATTACGGAAAATATGATTGGACACAAATTAGGAGAGTTTGCTCCTACTCGTACTTTTAGAGGACATGCCGGATCTAAAAATAAATTAAAAGTTAAAAATTAA
- the rplB gene encoding 50S ribosomal protein L2, whose translation MSIKKLKPITPSQRFRIVNGFDQITKFFPEKSLTRGKCKSGGRNNYGKMTMRYFGGGHKRKYRILDFKRKKFGISAIIKSIEYDPNRSSFISLLHYKDGEKRYIVTMDGFKIGQEVISGKNVPFNVGNSTFLSEIPLGTNISCIELRPGQGAKIARSAGAYAQLFAKDGKYATIKFPSGEIRMVMINCMATIGAVSNPDHQLEKYGKAGKNRHYGKRPRTRGVAMNPVDHPMGGGEGKASGGIPRNRRGVPSKGFRTRTRKKHSDKYILQRRKK comes from the coding sequence ATGTCAATAAAAAAGCTGAAACCAATAACACCTAGTCAACGTTTTAGAATAGTTAACGGGTTTGATCAAATTACAAAATTTTTCCCTGAAAAATCTTTAACAAGAGGAAAGTGTAAATCAGGAGGAAGAAATAATTATGGAAAAATGACTATGCGTTATTTTGGAGGAGGGCATAAAAGAAAATATAGAATTCTTGATTTTAAAAGAAAAAAATTTGGAATATCTGCTATCATAAAATCTATAGAATACGATCCTAATCGATCTTCCTTTATTTCTTTACTTCATTATAAAGATGGAGAAAAAAGATATATTGTAACTATGGATGGATTTAAAATAGGACAAGAAGTGATTTCTGGAAAAAACGTCCCTTTTAATGTAGGAAATTCTACTTTTTTGAGTGAAATCCCTTTAGGAACAAATATTTCTTGTATAGAATTAAGACCTGGACAAGGGGCAAAAATAGCTAGAAGCGCTGGAGCGTATGCACAATTGTTTGCAAAAGATGGAAAATATGCAACCATTAAATTTCCTTCTGGAGAAATAAGAATGGTTATGATTAATTGTATGGCTACTATTGGTGCAGTTTCTAATCCAGATCATCAATTGGAAAAATATGGAAAGGCAGGAAAAAATAGACATTATGGAAAAAGACCTAGAACAAGAGGAGTTGCAATGAATCCTGTAGATCATCCCATGGGAGGCGGAGAAGGAAAAGCATCTGGTGGAATTCCTAGAAATAGAAGAGGAGTCCCTTCTAAAGGCTTTAGAACTCGTACTAGAAAAAAACATTCGGATAAATATATTTTACAAAGAAGAAAAAAATAG
- the rplW gene encoding 50S ribosomal protein L23 encodes MILIKPFLTDKSSLKEENSCYTFSVRIDCNKNQIKKEIYRIFGVSVKKIRTMIYSRKDKSKYTKKGFLYGRTNRLKKAIIQLKENQKIDFFNKK; translated from the coding sequence ATGATTTTAATTAAACCTTTTCTTACAGATAAATCTTCTTTGAAAGAGGAAAATTCTTGTTATACATTCTCTGTACGTATTGATTGTAATAAAAATCAAATCAAAAAGGAAATCTACAGAATATTTGGAGTTTCTGTTAAAAAAATCAGAACAATGATTTATTCTAGAAAAGATAAATCAAAATATACTAAGAAAGGATTTCTATATGGTAGAACCAATAGATTAAAAAAGGCTATTATTCAATTGAAAGAAAATCAAAAGATTGATTTTTTTAATAAAAAATAA
- the rplD gene encoding 50S ribosomal protein L4, with the protein MELEILDIKGISTNRKVSFDEKFFSKKSYDHSIYLEVKRYLSAQRQGTHKSKERGEISGSRRKLHRQKGTGGSRKGDIKNPLFRGGGRVFGPKPRRYLMKINKLTKNFAKKNIIEHKLKTKKVKIIEDFQLKKPKTKLVLNILKSLQLVNEKLLMVVEKMDKNLHLSARNLKNFQLLQAEELNSYSLLNSSYVILSESSIKKIERILNIS; encoded by the coding sequence ATGGAATTAGAAATTTTGGATATTAAAGGAATTTCTACTAATCGTAAAGTTTCGTTTGATGAAAAATTTTTTTCTAAAAAATCTTATGATCATTCTATTTATTTAGAAGTGAAAAGATATCTATCTGCACAACGTCAGGGAACTCATAAATCTAAAGAAAGAGGAGAAATATCTGGAAGTAGAAGAAAATTACATAGACAAAAAGGAACTGGCGGTTCTAGAAAAGGAGATATAAAAAATCCTCTCTTTAGAGGAGGAGGACGGGTTTTTGGTCCTAAACCTAGGAGATATTTAATGAAAATCAATAAATTAACAAAAAATTTTGCAAAAAAAAATATTATAGAACATAAATTAAAAACAAAAAAGGTAAAAATTATAGAGGATTTTCAATTGAAAAAACCGAAAACTAAATTGGTTTTAAACATATTAAAATCATTACAGTTAGTAAATGAAAAATTATTGATGGTTGTAGAAAAAATGGATAAAAATTTACATTTATCTGCTAGAAATTTAAAAAACTTTCAGTTGTTACAAGCGGAAGAATTGAATAGCTATTCTTTATTAAATTCTTCATATGTTATACTTTCTGAAAGTTCAATAAAAAAAATAGAAAGGATTTTAAATATTTCATAA
- the rplC gene encoding 50S ribosomal protein L3, with product MFGLIGINLGMTSIFSKNGENIPCTIVKVGPCYVIQVKTMEKDGYSAIQLGIIDKKEKQTTKALQGHFRKSGIFPKKKLLEFKNVFSPSIKLGSQINITSFVEGELVDVRGITKGKGFQGVVKRHKFSGVGERSHGQHNRLRAPGSVGAGSDPSRIFKGKKMAGRMGGKHVTIKNLTILKIDVTENIFLLNGSVPGNKNSYLMIKKKKWN from the coding sequence ATGTTTGGTTTAATAGGTATAAATCTTGGAATGACTAGTATTTTTTCCAAGAATGGAGAAAATATTCCATGTACTATCGTCAAAGTAGGTCCTTGTTATGTGATTCAGGTAAAAACTATGGAAAAGGATGGTTATTCTGCTATTCAATTAGGAATAATCGATAAAAAAGAAAAACAAACAACTAAAGCTTTACAAGGTCATTTTAGAAAATCTGGTATTTTTCCGAAAAAAAAATTATTAGAATTTAAAAATGTTTTTAGTCCTTCTATAAAATTAGGGAGTCAAATAAATATAACTTCTTTTGTAGAAGGAGAATTAGTGGATGTAAGAGGAATTACTAAAGGAAAAGGATTTCAAGGAGTCGTAAAAAGACATAAATTTTCAGGTGTAGGAGAGAGAAGTCATGGACAACATAATAGATTGAGAGCTCCTGGATCTGTTGGTGCGGGTTCTGATCCATCTAGAATTTTTAAAGGAAAGAAAATGGCTGGAAGAATGGGAGGAAAACATGTAACTATTAAAAATTTAACAATATTGAAAATTGATGTAACTGAAAATATTTTTCTATTGAATGGATCGGTACCTGGTAATAAAAATTCATATTTAATGATTAAGAAAAAAAAATGGAATTAG
- the rpsJ gene encoding 30S ribosomal protein S10: MGHDIKIKLKSYDYNLLDKSAERIVNSVLPTGVVLNGPVPLPTEKKIFTVLRSPHVNKKSREQFLLPTHKRLLQIHNASSKTVDALMKLELPSGVEAEIKV; the protein is encoded by the coding sequence ATGGGTCATGATATAAAAATTAAATTGAAATCTTATGATTATAATTTATTAGATAAGTCAGCTGAAAGAATTGTAAATTCTGTTCTTCCTACAGGAGTAGTGCTTAATGGTCCAGTTCCATTACCCACCGAAAAGAAGATATTTACAGTATTACGTTCTCCTCATGTTAATAAAAAATCAAGAGAACAATTTTTACTTCCTACTCATAAAAGACTTTTACAAATTCACAATGCTTCTTCTAAAACAGTAGATGCGTTGATGAAGTTAGAATTGCCGAGTGGAGTAGAAGCAGAAATCAAAGTATAA
- the fusA gene encoding elongation factor G — translation MSKDLKYTRNIGIAAHIDAGKTTTTERILFYTGINHKIGEVHDGAATMDWMLQEQERGITITSAATCCNWIYKNKKYQINIIDTPGHVDFTVEVERSLRVLDGMVVLFSAVDGVEPQSETVWRQADKYDIPRIAFINKMDRQGADFFNVCLQIEKMLGANSVPLQIPIGSGDNFRGVVDLITNKAIVWDDNNYGITFQEIPIPSEMKNMVNDYHNKLIESLSEHDDFIMEKFLYDNYSISENDIISSVQKNTIKMKIIPILCGSSFKNKGVQAMLDAVCRYLPSPLEVKDIVGVHPLYQTKETRKPSEKEPFSALAFKIASDPFVGRLAFFRVYSGKIDAGSYSLNPRSGNKERISRIYQMHANKQNPICRIGAGDIAAVVGFKDIKTGDTLCDEKFPILLENISFPEPVIGLAIEPKFKSDIDKMSFALSKLMEEDPTFQVRTDNYTGQTIISGMGELHLEILVDRMKREFKVEVNQGKPQVEYKEALTNVVEHREIYKKQTGGRGKFADILFRLEPGDSGKLGLEFINKIKGGNIPKEYIPSIEKGCKEMIKNGPLSGYEIESAKITILDGSYHPVDSDQLSFEIAGKFGFKEAAKKAKPILLEPIMKLEILVPEENMGDVIGDLNRRRGIVQNLNNRENIKIIQGVVPLSEMFGYVTVLRTLSSGRGTSTMEFSHYDVVPRNIVDNFIIGNDKYREYNKKKK, via the coding sequence ATGTCAAAAGATTTAAAGTATACAAGAAACATAGGTATAGCAGCACATATTGATGCAGGAAAAACTACAACTACAGAAAGAATTTTATTCTACACAGGAATCAATCATAAAATTGGAGAAGTTCATGATGGGGCAGCAACCATGGATTGGATGTTGCAAGAACAAGAACGTGGGATAACCATTACTTCTGCAGCAACATGTTGTAATTGGATTTATAAAAATAAGAAATATCAAATCAATATTATTGACACGCCAGGTCATGTTGACTTTACAGTAGAAGTAGAAAGATCTTTAAGAGTATTAGATGGAATGGTGGTTTTATTTAGTGCAGTTGATGGAGTAGAACCTCAATCAGAGACAGTATGGAGGCAGGCAGATAAATATGATATTCCTAGAATTGCTTTTATAAATAAAATGGATCGTCAAGGAGCTGATTTTTTCAATGTTTGTTTGCAAATAGAAAAAATGTTAGGAGCAAATTCTGTTCCATTGCAAATCCCTATTGGATCTGGAGATAATTTTAGAGGAGTAGTAGATTTAATTACCAATAAAGCTATTGTTTGGGATGATAATAATTATGGAATAACATTTCAAGAAATACCTATTCCATCTGAAATGAAAAATATGGTAAACGATTATCATAATAAACTGATTGAATCTTTATCAGAACATGATGATTTTATTATGGAAAAGTTTTTATATGATAATTATTCTATTTCCGAAAATGATATTATTTCTTCCGTTCAAAAGAACACCATAAAAATGAAAATAATACCTATCTTGTGTGGTTCTTCTTTTAAAAATAAAGGGGTCCAAGCTATGTTGGATGCTGTGTGTCGTTATTTACCTTCTCCGTTAGAAGTGAAAGATATAGTGGGAGTGCATCCCCTATATCAAACAAAAGAAACAAGAAAACCTAGTGAAAAAGAGCCATTTTCTGCTTTAGCTTTTAAAATAGCCAGCGATCCTTTCGTAGGTCGTCTAGCGTTTTTTAGAGTATATTCTGGAAAGATTGACGCAGGATCATATAGTTTGAATCCAAGATCTGGAAATAAAGAACGGATCTCTCGTATATATCAGATGCATGCTAATAAACAAAATCCTATTTGTAGGATAGGGGCTGGAGATATTGCTGCTGTAGTAGGATTTAAAGATATTAAAACGGGTGACACCTTATGTGATGAAAAATTTCCAATTCTTTTAGAAAATATCTCTTTTCCAGAACCAGTGATTGGTTTAGCTATAGAACCTAAGTTTAAATCAGATATAGATAAGATGAGTTTTGCTTTGTCTAAATTAATGGAAGAAGATCCAACTTTTCAAGTTCGTACAGATAATTATACAGGACAAACTATTATATCAGGAATGGGGGAATTGCATTTGGAAATCCTTGTAGATAGAATGAAAAGAGAGTTTAAAGTAGAAGTAAATCAAGGAAAACCACAAGTAGAATATAAAGAAGCTCTAACAAATGTAGTAGAACATAGGGAAATTTATAAAAAACAAACAGGAGGTCGTGGAAAATTCGCAGATATTCTATTTCGTTTAGAACCAGGTGATTCTGGAAAACTGGGTTTAGAATTTATCAATAAAATAAAAGGTGGAAATATTCCTAAAGAATACATTCCATCTATAGAAAAAGGATGTAAAGAAATGATAAAAAATGGACCTCTTTCTGGATATGAAATAGAAAGCGCTAAAATAACTATTTTAGATGGTTCCTATCATCCAGTAGATTCTGATCAGTTGTCTTTTGAAATAGCAGGAAAATTTGGGTTTAAAGAAGCAGCTAAAAAAGCAAAACCTATTTTATTAGAACCAATTATGAAATTGGAAATATTGGTTCCAGAAGAAAATATGGGAGATGTTATAGGAGATTTAAATCGTAGAAGAGGAATAGTTCAAAATCTGAATAATCGTGAAAATATAAAGATAATTCAAGGCGTAGTTCCATTATCTGAGATGTTTGGATATGTAACGGTATTAAGGACTCTTTCTTCCGGAAGAGGAACGTCTACTATGGAGTTTTCTCATTATGATGTAGTTCCAAGGAATATTGTGGATAACTTTATCATAGGAAATGATAAATATAGGGAGTATAATAAAAAAAAAAAATAG
- the rpsG gene encoding 30S ribosomal protein S7 — protein MRKTKRKRKVYFPDPKFNDSLVTRFVNHLMKNGKKNLAYKIFYKAMEKIEFIKEKEEKSALEIWKEGLKNVMPHVEVRSRRMGGANIQVPVPISSNSKITKAMKLLISCASVRNEKTMASKLASEILDAFREQGEAVKRKESIHKMAEANKAFSHFRF, from the coding sequence ATGAGAAAAACGAAGAGAAAAAGAAAAGTATATTTTCCTGATCCAAAATTTAACGATTCTTTGGTGACGCGTTTTGTTAATCATTTGATGAAAAATGGGAAAAAAAATTTAGCCTATAAAATATTTTATAAGGCTATGGAAAAAATAGAATTTATAAAGGAAAAGGAAGAAAAATCTGCGTTAGAAATATGGAAAGAAGGATTAAAAAATGTAATGCCTCATGTAGAAGTAAGAAGTCGTCGTATGGGAGGAGCTAATATTCAAGTTCCTGTTCCTATTTCTTCTAATAGTAAAATAACCAAAGCAATGAAATTGCTTATCTCTTGTGCTTCTGTTAGAAATGAAAAAACAATGGCTAGTAAATTAGCTTCTGAAATATTGGATGCTTTTAGAGAACAGGGAGAAGCAGTAAAAAGAAAAGAAAGTATACATAAAATGGCTGAAGCTAATAAAGCTTTTTCACATTTTAGATTTTAA
- the rpsL gene encoding 30S ribosomal protein S12, protein MPTIQQLIRKGRTSVSRKRKSVALGFCPQRRGVCIRVYTTTPKKPNSAMRKVARVRFTNGKEVISYIAGEGHNLQEHSIVLVKGGRVKDLPGVKYKIIRGARDTAGVNGRKKSRSKYGAKIEKKK, encoded by the coding sequence ATGCCGACCATACAACAATTAATTAGAAAAGGTAGAACTTCCGTTTCTAGAAAAAGAAAATCTGTGGCTTTGGGATTTTGTCCTCAACGAAGAGGAGTATGTATACGTGTTTATACTACTACTCCAAAAAAACCAAATTCTGCTATGCGAAAAGTAGCTCGTGTTCGTTTTACAAATGGAAAAGAAGTTATTAGCTATATTGCTGGAGAAGGACATAATCTTCAAGAGCATTCTATAGTTTTAGTGAAAGGTGGAAGAGTTAAAGATTTACCAGGAGTAAAATATAAGATAATACGTGGAGCTAGAGATACTGCTGGAGTAAATGGAAGAAAAAAAAGTAGAAGTAAGTATGGAGCTAAAATAGAAAAGAAAAAATAA
- the map gene encoding type I methionyl aminopeptidase, which translates to MIKTIEEIILIKKSALLASKTLGMLAKKVKPGISTLYLDHLAESFIRDHGGIPAFLGLYNYPNTLCVSPNSQVVHGVPNKKPLCDGDILSIDCGVYMNGFYGEHAYTFEVGEVSNTVRKFLECSKESLYIGISKCKQGNFIGDIGYSIQTCIENYGFSVVKDLVGHGLGKKMHEDPQIPNFGEKGKGLKLEEGFVLSIEPMVNRGNPEVIFHDDGWTVSTSDKDISAHFEHNVAIVDGSPCLLSTYRYIYQELNIQSFEEEPFQNEKIK; encoded by the coding sequence ATGATAAAAACCATTGAGGAAATAATTCTTATCAAAAAAAGCGCATTATTAGCATCTAAAACATTGGGAATGTTGGCTAAAAAAGTGAAACCTGGTATCAGTACACTTTATTTAGATCATCTTGCAGAAAGTTTTATTCGTGATCATGGTGGAATTCCGGCTTTTTTAGGTCTATATAATTATCCAAATACTTTATGTGTTTCTCCTAATTCTCAAGTTGTACATGGAGTTCCAAATAAAAAACCTTTATGTGATGGAGATATATTATCTATAGATTGCGGGGTTTATATGAATGGTTTTTATGGAGAACACGCTTATACATTTGAAGTAGGAGAAGTCTCAAATACTGTCAGAAAATTCCTTGAATGTTCCAAAGAATCTTTGTATATAGGTATATCTAAATGTAAACAGGGAAATTTTATTGGAGATATAGGTTATTCTATACAAACTTGTATCGAAAATTATGGATTTAGCGTTGTAAAAGATCTCGTTGGACATGGTTTAGGAAAAAAAATGCATGAAGATCCTCAAATTCCTAATTTTGGTGAAAAAGGAAAAGGATTAAAATTAGAAGAAGGTTTTGTTTTATCGATAGAACCCATGGTAAATAGAGGAAATCCAGAAGTTATTTTTCATGATGATGGATGGACTGTGAGTACTTCAGACAAAGATATATCCGCACATTTTGAACACAATGTAGCCATTGTAGATGGATCCCCATGTTTACTTTCTACTTACCGTTACATATATCAAGAACTTAATATTCAATCTTTTGAAGAAGAGCCTTTTCAAAACGAAAAAATTAAGTAA
- the gpmI gene encoding 2,3-bisphosphoglycerate-independent phosphoglycerate mutase, which yields MKKLILIILDGWGLSNQNSLYSAIYQAKTPFLDSCYQKYPFSQLHASGISVGLPDGQMGNSEVGHINLGSGRKIIQSLKEIDKSIKNKIFMEKVNPVLDYVISSGRKIHFIGLLSDGGVHSHINHLFALLDAAYKKNIKNVFIHAFTDGRDSSPKSGIRYIKKLLEKTKNSVGKLSSVIGRYYSMDRDKRWERTKIAYDALVHSKGFYTNNILDCVDSFYNKGITDEFITPIIVGDQCGNSFSRIEKGDIVLCFNFRSDRSRQITELLTTNHHSSSSISSSFHMNKMNLYYVTMTCYNPVYKNIHVLFERKNLSNTLGEILEKNGKKQIRIAETEKYPHVTFFFSGGREKPFNGETRILCESPKISTYDLKPEMSAKEIVNKILPELRKKETDFICLNFANPDMVGHTGKMLETIKACEFVDHCTKVCSEEAIKNSYTVVIVGDHGNADCMINLDGSPNTTHTNSLVPFILLDPKFIMKNVLRREAVLADVSPTILQLMGLPKPCIMSGESIIKVL from the coding sequence ATGAAGAAATTAATATTGATCATATTAGATGGGTGGGGATTATCCAATCAAAATTCTTTGTATTCTGCTATTTATCAAGCAAAGACTCCGTTTCTAGATTCTTGTTACCAAAAATATCCTTTTAGCCAATTACATGCTTCTGGAATTTCTGTTGGATTACCTGATGGACAAATGGGAAATTCGGAAGTAGGTCATATAAATTTAGGATCTGGGAGAAAAATTATTCAAAGTTTGAAAGAAATAGATAAATCTATTAAAAATAAGATTTTTATGGAAAAAGTTAATCCTGTATTGGATTATGTAATTTCTTCTGGTAGAAAGATTCATTTTATTGGACTATTATCTGATGGAGGAGTTCACTCACATATAAATCATCTTTTTGCTTTATTGGACGCCGCCTATAAAAAAAACATTAAAAATGTATTTATACATGCATTTACGGATGGACGCGATTCTTCTCCTAAAAGTGGAATAAGATATATAAAAAAACTGTTAGAAAAGACAAAAAATTCCGTAGGAAAGTTATCATCTGTTATTGGAAGATATTATTCTATGGATAGAGATAAAAGATGGGAAAGGACTAAAATAGCCTATGATGCTCTTGTTCATTCTAAGGGTTTTTATACTAATAACATTTTAGATTGTGTGGACTCTTTTTATAATAAAGGAATAACTGATGAATTTATAACTCCTATAATAGTTGGAGATCAATGTGGAAATTCTTTTTCCAGAATAGAAAAAGGTGATATTGTTCTTTGCTTTAATTTTCGTTCAGATCGTTCAAGACAGATTACTGAATTGTTAACAACCAATCATCATAGCAGTAGCAGCATTAGTTCTTCTTTCCATATGAATAAGATGAATTTATACTATGTAACAATGACATGTTATAATCCTGTATATAAGAATATACATGTCCTTTTTGAAAGAAAAAATTTGTCAAATACTTTGGGGGAAATCTTAGAAAAAAATGGAAAAAAACAAATTCGTATTGCTGAAACAGAAAAATACCCCCATGTAACTTTTTTCTTTTCAGGAGGCCGTGAAAAACCTTTTAATGGAGAAACTCGTATTTTATGCGAATCTCCTAAAATTTCTACTTATGATTTAAAACCAGAAATGAGTGCAAAAGAAATAGTGAATAAAATTCTTCCTGAATTAAGGAAAAAAGAAACAGATTTTATCTGTTTAAATTTTGCTAATCCAGATATGGTAGGTCACACTGGAAAAATGCTTGAAACTATCAAAGCCTGTGAATTTGTTGATCATTGTACGAAAGTTTGTTCTGAAGAAGCCATAAAAAATTCGTATACAGTAGTTATAGTTGGAGATCATGGAAATGCTGATTGCATGATTAATCTAGATGGAAGTCCTAATACCACTCATACAAATTCATTAGTTCCTTTCATTCTTTTAGATCCAAAATTTATAATGAAAAACGTATTAAGAAGAGAAGCTGTTTTAGCTGATGTTTCTCCGACTATCCTTCAATTAATGGGATTACCTAAACCTTGTATCATGAGTGGAGAATCTATAATAAAAGTATTATGA